In the Candidatus Micrarchaeia archaeon genome, one interval contains:
- a CDS encoding aminotransferase class V-fold PLP-dependent enzyme yields the protein RNYPTNKEIYTICKDKSNEYKTKITFHTDAVQTFGKIEINSSMADMISISAHKFYGPKGIGLLYKKSDINIKPIIHGHQEKGMRGGTYDTASIIGMAEAALIAEKTREKTNKKLNNLTEKLIKGVLEIENTWINGIGKGAGENKLPGLINFGFLLIEGESILMHLDNKGIMCSTGSACSSDSLQASHVLLSLGLKPEEAHGSLRISLGKENTEEDIEYFLKVLPEIIEKLRRMSPFKNKAQLQNYKGNSLCH from the coding sequence ATAGGAACTATCCAACCAATAAGGAAATTTATACCATTTGTAAAGACAAAAGCAATGAATATAAAACAAAAATTACGTTTCATACAGACGCAGTTCAAACATTTGGTAAAATTGAAATAAATTCTTCAATGGCAGATATGATCTCTATTTCTGCACATAAATTTTATGGGCCAAAAGGAATTGGATTATTATACAAAAAATCAGATATTAATATTAAACCAATAATTCACGGACATCAAGAAAAAGGTATGCGTGGGGGAACATATGATACTGCTTCTATAATTGGAATGGCAGAAGCTGCTTTAATAGCTGAAAAAACAAGAGAAAAAACAAATAAAAAATTAAATAATTTAACTGAAAAATTAATTAAAGGAGTTTTAGAAATAGAAAATACTTGGATAAATGGAATAGGAAAAGGCGCAGGAGAAAACAAATTACCTGGATTAATTAATTTTGGTTTCTTGTTAATCGAAGGAGAATCTATTCTTATGCATTTAGATAATAAAGGAATAATGTGTTCAACAGGTTCTGCATGTTCATCAGACTCATTACAAGCATCACATGTTTTACTTTCATTAGGTTTAAAACCTGAAGAAGCGCATGGTTCATTGCGCATAAGTTTAGGAAAAGAAAACACAGAAGAAGATATTGAATATTTTTTAAAAGTTTTACCTGAAATAATTGAAAAATTAAGAAGAATGTCGCCTTTTAAAAACAAGGCGCAATTGCAAAATTATAAAGGAAATTCATTATGTCATTAG
- a CDS encoding iron-sulfur cluster assembly scaffold protein, giving the protein MEKYNKKVMDHFLNPRNMGKMENPTLTGQAGNAVCGDVLFLYLKIEKNKEGKDIIKDVKFETFGCAAAIATSSALTEIIKGKTIEEAQKVSNKDVEEYLGQLPLIKKHCSNLAEDALKDALKKLTK; this is encoded by the coding sequence ATGGAAAAATATAATAAAAAAGTAATGGATCACTTCTTGAATCCGCGCAATATGGGAAAAATGGAAAACCCAACCCTTACTGGACAAGCAGGAAACGCAGTATGTGGAGATGTTTTATTTTTGTATCTTAAAATAGAAAAAAACAAAGAAGGAAAAGACATAATTAAAGATGTTAAATTTGAAACATTTGGATGCGCAGCTGCAATAGCAACTTCTTCAGCGCTTACTGAAATTATAAAAGGAAAAACAATTGAAGAAGCGCAGAAAGTTTCAAATAAAGATGTTGAAGAATATTTAGGCCAATTACCTTTAATTAAAAAACACTGCTCAAACTTAGCAGAAGATGCTTTAAAAGATGCTTTGAAAAAATTAACAAAATAA